A stretch of Mesorhizobium sp. M2A.F.Ca.ET.046.03.2.1 DNA encodes these proteins:
- a CDS encoding D-lyxose/D-mannose family sugar isomerase, which yields MKRSKINDIIREADAFIRSFGYIMPPFAYWSPEEMKAHKADSSAIFTSRLGWDITDYGQEKFDELGLFLFTVRNGRYEDMKLGMGMLYAEKIMISRKDQLSPMHRHNIKAEDIINRGGGKLVLELFMHDRDGGIDPKAEVSVPVDGTITRLPAGGLLKLDPGQSVTLLPGVWHAFWAEGKDVLIGEVSTVNDDLTDNVFRDPIGRFSNIDEDVAPLHLLVSDYEKWVGRAKA from the coding sequence ATGAAGCGCTCCAAGATCAACGACATCATCCGCGAAGCCGACGCCTTCATCCGCTCCTTCGGCTATATCATGCCGCCCTTCGCCTATTGGTCGCCGGAAGAGATGAAGGCGCACAAGGCCGATTCTTCCGCCATCTTCACCTCACGCCTCGGCTGGGACATCACCGACTACGGCCAGGAGAAGTTCGACGAGCTTGGCCTGTTCCTGTTCACCGTGCGCAACGGCCGCTACGAGGACATGAAGCTCGGCATGGGGATGCTCTATGCCGAAAAGATCATGATCTCGCGCAAGGACCAGCTCTCGCCGATGCACCGCCACAACATCAAGGCCGAGGACATCATCAACCGCGGCGGCGGCAAGCTGGTGCTGGAGCTATTCATGCACGACCGCGACGGCGGCATCGACCCGAAGGCCGAAGTGTCAGTGCCGGTCGACGGCACCATCACCAGATTGCCGGCCGGCGGGCTCCTGAAGCTCGATCCCGGCCAGAGCGTCACGCTGCTGCCCGGTGTCTGGCACGCCTTCTGGGCCGAGGGCAAGGACGTGCTGATCGGCGAGGTCTCGACCGTCAATGACGACCTCACCGACAACGTTTTCCGCGACCCGATCGGCCGCTTCTCCAACATCGACGAGGACGTCGCGCCGCTGCACCTTCTGGTGTCGGACTATGAGAAGTGGGTGGGTAGAGCGAAGGCCTAA
- a CDS encoding D-TA family PLP-dependent enzyme: MPSIDDLDTPAILIDAARAEANIKKAQAHADAHGLKLRPHIKTHKLPYWAKKQVAAGAVGITCQKIGEAEVMADAGLEDIFLPYNILGRAKLERLKALHGHVTLSVTADSHETLEGLAATFTDAGHPLQVLVECDTGMGRCGVQTPADAVALAKVIDQVKGLAFGGLMTYPAAGRAAQAEAWLKSAHDALAAAGLECVRVSSGGTPDMWRSGENSIVTEYRPGTYIYLDRYQVAKGVGTLDDCALTVLATVVSHPTPTRAILDSGSKALSSDTLGLLEFGELLGMPGARVTGLSEEHGTVTLAHGAALGIGERVRVVPDHCCVVTNLFDQVHLIDGDKVLETLPVAARGKMG; the protein is encoded by the coding sequence ATGCCAAGCATAGACGACCTCGACACGCCGGCGATCCTGATCGATGCGGCCCGCGCCGAAGCCAACATCAAAAAGGCGCAGGCGCATGCCGACGCCCATGGATTGAAGCTGCGGCCGCACATCAAGACGCACAAGCTACCCTACTGGGCGAAGAAGCAGGTGGCGGCCGGCGCCGTCGGCATCACCTGCCAGAAGATCGGCGAGGCCGAAGTGATGGCCGATGCGGGGCTCGAGGATATTTTCCTGCCCTACAACATCCTTGGCCGCGCCAAGCTGGAACGGCTGAAGGCGCTGCATGGCCACGTCACGCTCTCGGTGACGGCGGACAGCCATGAGACGCTGGAAGGGCTAGCCGCCACCTTCACCGATGCCGGCCATCCGCTGCAGGTGCTGGTCGAGTGCGACACCGGCATGGGCCGCTGCGGCGTGCAGACCCCGGCCGATGCGGTGGCGCTGGCCAAGGTCATCGACCAGGTCAAGGGCCTCGCCTTCGGTGGGCTGATGACCTATCCGGCGGCCGGCCGCGCGGCGCAAGCCGAGGCCTGGCTGAAAAGCGCGCACGACGCGCTTGCCGCGGCGGGGCTCGAATGCGTGCGCGTCTCCAGCGGCGGCACGCCGGATATGTGGCGCTCCGGCGAGAACAGCATCGTCACCGAATACCGGCCCGGCACCTACATCTACCTCGACCGCTACCAGGTCGCCAAAGGCGTCGGCACGCTGGACGACTGCGCGCTGACGGTGCTTGCCACCGTCGTCAGCCACCCGACGCCGACCCGCGCTATCCTCGACTCAGGCAGCAAGGCGCTGTCTTCCGATACGCTCGGCCTGCTGGAGTTCGGCGAGCTGCTCGGCATGCCGGGCGCCCGCGTAACGGGTTTGAGCGAAGAGCACGGCACCGTCACGCTTGCCCATGGCGCCGCCTTGGGCATCGGTGAGCGGGTGCGCGTCGTGCCCGATCATTGCTGCGTGGTGACGAATTTGTTCGACCAGGTGCATCTGATCGACGGCGACAAGGTGCTGGAAACGCTGCCGGTGGCGGCGCGAGGGAAGATGGGCTGA
- a CDS encoding heme ABC transporter permease, whose amino-acid sequence MSDATSRFSGWIDLANPTRFVGLADKIIPWLAAVAVILLGVGLYMSFTAPEDFQQGITVRIMYIHVPFAWLAMMCYTIMAISALGTLVWRHPLADVALKSAAPIGATFTALALITGSIWGKPMWGTWWVWDARLTSVFVLFLMYLGIIALTRALDDAGRAAWAAAIITLVGFINIPIIKFSVDWWNTLHQPASVFRLGGPTVDPSMLWPLAVMALGFTVLFFALHLMAMRTEIFRRRVTAMRRVAARQAERQ is encoded by the coding sequence ATGAGCGACGCCACTTCACGCTTTTCCGGCTGGATCGATCTCGCCAACCCGACGCGCTTTGTCGGGCTGGCCGACAAGATCATTCCGTGGCTGGCGGCGGTCGCGGTGATCCTGCTTGGCGTGGGCCTCTATATGAGCTTCACCGCGCCGGAGGATTTCCAGCAGGGCATCACGGTACGCATCATGTATATCCACGTGCCTTTCGCCTGGCTCGCAATGATGTGCTACACGATCATGGCGATCTCGGCGCTGGGCACGCTGGTCTGGCGCCATCCGCTGGCCGACGTCGCGCTGAAATCGGCGGCCCCGATCGGCGCCACCTTTACAGCACTCGCGCTGATCACCGGCTCCATCTGGGGCAAGCCGATGTGGGGCACCTGGTGGGTATGGGATGCGCGGCTGACCTCGGTCTTTGTGCTTTTCCTGATGTATCTCGGCATCATCGCGCTGACCCGCGCGCTGGATGACGCCGGCCGCGCCGCCTGGGCGGCGGCCATCATCACGCTGGTCGGCTTCATCAATATCCCGATCATCAAATTTTCGGTCGACTGGTGGAACACGCTGCACCAGCCGGCGTCGGTCTTCCGCCTCGGCGGCCCGACCGTCGACCCATCGATGCTATGGCCGCTCGCCGTGATGGCGCTGGGTTTCACCGTGCTGTTCTTCGCCCTGCATCTGATGGCTATGCGCACGGAGATCTTCAGGCGGCGCGTGACCGCGATGCGGAGAGTGGCGGCACGGCAGGCCGAGCGGCAGTAG
- a CDS encoding glucan ABC transporter ATP-binding protein/ permease: MSLLQIYFRALGYLAADKKRVALICGANIALAAIAILEPILLGRVIGAISEKGPVFSTLAVWAALGAFNVIAFVLVARGADRFAHARRSEVLCQSFERVITMPLAWHHQRGTSNSLHTLLRAVETLFSLWLEFMRVHLSTAIALVLLVPTALAMDIRMSVVLLGLGILYIGIGRIVMRRTKAGQTAVERHYHTVFAHVSDSVSNVAVLQSYNRIGHETATLKRYVKDLLDAQNPVLDWWAIANALNRLSSTISMMIVLSIGAYLVTRGQLRVGDVVAFAGFAGMLIARLDQMSAFTTQISEARAKLEDFYRLEDSAAETTEPDGLRELTNVTGHVRFEDVSFEFANSGHGIEDVSFEVQAGQTVAIVGPTGAGKTTLINLLQRVFTPSSGRILIDGIDTRTVTRKSLRHSIATVFQDAGLLNRSIEDNIRVGRADASNDEVHAAANAAAAQDFILAKSSGYDTVVGERGGQLSGGERQRIAIARAVLKDAPILVLDEATSALDVETEDRVKEAIDELRRNRTTFIIAHRLTTVRDADLVVFMDKGKVVEMGGFTELSLRNGRFAALLRAGGLLNDEEVRRLSRPVTEAA, from the coding sequence GTGTCACTTCTGCAGATCTACTTTAGAGCGCTGGGTTATCTGGCGGCCGACAAGAAGCGCGTCGCGCTGATTTGCGGCGCCAACATCGCGCTCGCGGCGATCGCGATCCTCGAGCCAATCCTGCTGGGCAGGGTGATCGGAGCCATCTCCGAGAAAGGCCCTGTGTTTTCGACGCTCGCCGTATGGGCCGCGCTTGGTGCTTTCAACGTCATTGCCTTCGTGCTGGTGGCCCGCGGCGCCGACCGGTTCGCCCATGCCCGCCGCTCGGAAGTGCTGTGCCAGTCCTTCGAGCGCGTGATCACCATGCCGCTTGCCTGGCATCACCAGCGCGGCACGTCCAACTCGCTGCACACGCTGCTGCGCGCCGTCGAGACCCTGTTCAGCCTGTGGCTCGAATTCATGCGCGTGCATTTGTCGACGGCCATCGCGCTGGTGCTGTTGGTGCCGACCGCGCTTGCCATGGATATCCGCATGTCCGTCGTGCTACTCGGCCTCGGCATTCTCTATATCGGCATCGGCCGTATCGTCATGCGCCGCACCAAGGCGGGGCAGACCGCCGTCGAGCGCCACTACCACACCGTCTTTGCCCATGTCTCCGACAGCGTCAGCAATGTCGCCGTGCTGCAGAGCTACAACCGCATCGGCCACGAGACCGCGACGCTGAAGCGTTACGTCAAGGACCTGCTCGACGCGCAGAACCCTGTGCTCGACTGGTGGGCGATCGCCAATGCGCTGAACCGCCTGTCGTCGACCATCTCGATGATGATCGTGCTGTCGATCGGTGCCTATCTCGTCACCCGTGGCCAGCTCCGCGTCGGCGATGTCGTCGCCTTCGCCGGCTTTGCCGGGATGCTGATCGCCCGTCTTGACCAGATGTCGGCTTTCACCACCCAGATTTCCGAGGCCCGCGCCAAGCTCGAGGATTTCTACCGCCTTGAGGACTCGGCTGCCGAGACCACTGAGCCGGATGGCCTGCGCGAACTCACCAACGTCACCGGCCATGTGCGCTTCGAGGACGTCAGCTTCGAGTTCGCCAATTCGGGCCACGGCATCGAGGACGTCTCGTTCGAGGTCCAGGCTGGCCAGACGGTCGCCATTGTCGGCCCGACCGGCGCCGGCAAGACGACGCTGATCAATCTGCTGCAGCGGGTCTTCACGCCGTCCAGCGGTCGTATCCTGATCGACGGCATCGACACCAGGACCGTGACCCGGAAGTCGCTGCGCCACTCGATCGCCACCGTCTTCCAGGACGCCGGCCTGCTCAACCGCTCGATCGAGGACAATATCCGCGTCGGCCGCGCCGATGCGAGCAATGACGAAGTGCACGCCGCGGCCAATGCGGCCGCCGCGCAGGACTTCATCCTGGCCAAGAGCAGCGGCTACGACACCGTCGTCGGCGAGCGCGGCGGCCAGCTTTCGGGCGGCGAGCGCCAGCGTATCGCCATCGCCCGCGCCGTGCTGAAGGATGCGCCGATCCTGGTGCTCGACGAGGCGACCAGCGCGCTCGACGTCGAGACCGAGGATCGCGTCAAGGAAGCGATCGACGAGCTGCGCCGCAACCGCACGACCTTCATCATCGCCCACCGCCTGACCACGGTCCGCGACGCCGACCTCGTCGTCTTCATGGACAAGGGCAAGGTGGTCGAGATGGGCGGCTTCACCGAGCTGTCGCTGCGCAACGGCCGCTTCGCCGCCCTGCTGCGCGCCGGCGGCCTGCTCAACGACGAAGAGGTCCGCCGCCTGAGCCGGCCGGTGACGGAAGCGGCGTAA